The genomic stretch ATGCTTCACCTTTATTTAAGATTTGCAACATGTTTGATAGTTCATCAATGTGACTTATGGCATGGTAGTACCCTTTTGTTGGTGTAGATTTGTGTTGAGAATAACAATGGTATAGTTAGCTTGTTCTCAGGTCTTATGGTCAGACAGGCAATTTGCATTGGTGATATACTCATTCATGAGCACTTCCATTGGCCTTGTGCATCATGTGAACCTAAACATCTTTATACGTTTAGATTACAAAGCCTATGCTTAGGCCTTGagtaagaaataaaattacttgGCTGTATTACCAGGGTATACATCTGATTAAGAAAGAAGTTTGTGGCCTCTTGACATTAGTCTTTTTAATGTTGTTGCCACTTGCCAGGCAGAGAAGATCTTTGGAACCATGGGAACGTGGGACTTGCATTATGTAGCATATATTTATGGGTGAATAAGAAGTAAAATTACTAGATACAGAATAAGATAAAGTAGAATGGAATTGTATCGAGTCAGGAAAGTGGAAGGAGACTTATCCTTCTTTCAATTTAAGACACTATCTTTTACTTCATAATCAGCTTTCACATCTGTGATTGAAGCCTTAAGTGCCATGAAAAAGTTGATGTTAACTGTTTACTTCATGCTTGGATCAATTATCTGGTacataaaaaaactaattaactaGGGCCATACCCAACCCTTCCAGGCATCTTGAAGGAAGTACTAGAATATTGTCTACTAGCTCGTTTCTAGCCTTGTGAGTAATGTTCTAGGAATCcttaatattagattaatagaaaaacaaaagcttCCTTTCATGTAGAAGTCTAGTGTAGTGGAAATATGGTTGCAATCCTCTGTGGTATCTGTAATTGTCTTACTTATAGCATACTAAATTGGGATGAAGGATCACGGTCCAAGAAATCTCCGTTCTATCCTTATAACTGGTCTCTGCAGGTTACTTAAAACTGCATTAAAAGGtgaaagaagaaaacttatAGAAAATGGAGAAAAGTCAAAGGGAAGAAAtggggagggagagagagttaaaaaaataaagttgtaaCAGCTGACATTTATGAAATGGTTGTAACAGTTggctaaaaaaattttgaaagtaggGATGGGTTAGGTAGTGGCAGGAGGCGGAgaaatgaaaagtaaaaaaagtgGGACAAAAGTGCAGAAAATAAGGGGAAAAAAGTTGTTTTTTGTAGCAGCTTTAAAagacaagttaaaaaaaaaaagtggataaagatgaaaacaagagaaaataacacaaaaaacattaatttgaaaaaaaaaaaaatacatatatatatatccagtaaaaaatatatatattaaaaaaaattctcaccTTGAGAAATAGGGGGTTTTCaaggagagaaaaatgttagGATTAGGATATTTGTTCTCAAactataaaatagttttattataaaaaaggtgtttaggtttaaaaaagggaaggaaaaaaaattagggtttctagTTTTGAGGGCAGCCACTTTGACTGGATGTAGGAGGTTTTCGATGCATCAAACAGTTGGAAATAGGAGGCTCCAgactcctcgaattgttcggATTGAGAGGCCTCAAATTCCTCAAATTATCTAAATTATCTTTGTAACCCcctattaatgaaataattttcatttcatttttttttaattgaataagggttgggttcctaacaaacAGGTTAAATGGTGCAGATATTGATGTGCCTGAGTGGATGTTCTCTAAGATAATGCGGAGTGCAAGGATCAAGTTTTCAGATCATTCTACATTGAGGGTTAGCCAGATATTGGGTAAATTGGGAAACTGGAGGCGGGTTCTACAAGTAATTGAGTGGCTGCAGATGTGAGAATGCCACAAATCCCACAGGCTCAAGTAATTTCATTTTcctatcttcttttttttgcaCAATTTTGCAAAGCAGAGGTTTAGTCTGCATTATAAACTCAGCTTTTTTGGTCTATATGGTCTTGCTGTGCCAAGTGTGTCAGAATTTTGAAAGAAGTAAGATCTCAAGTTAGAAACTTCTGCCTATGAACAATACTTTGGTTTTGCACTATCAGTCCGAActcatatttattgtatgttgCCTGAAACTGTTGTATTACTTGAGAAATTCAAGATCATTGTGTATTAACATTTATTTACTATACTTACTCTTGATCTAGATTCATTTACACAACTGCACTTAATGTACTTGGAGGCACTCAATGTATTTCATGCAATGCAGGTAATGCCTATTAATTGTATGCATGTGGCATGCACCTGCTCATGAAACTCAGTAATAAAGAATGAAACCTTTACCAATCCATTTAGTCTTTTCTTCTTTGCAGCATCAAATGTCCTCATATCCAGACTTGGTGGCTTATCACAGCATTGCTGTCACTCTGGGACAGGCTGGGCATATTAGGGAACTTTTTGATGTAGTAGATACCATGCAATCTCTTCCCAAGAAAAAGTTCAGAACTGGAATACATAAGGGATGGGACCTACAACTGGAACCTGATATTGTTGTCTACAATGCGGTGAGTAATAATCAGACAGCCATTAGAAATCCTGATGGCGAGATAGTGGGCTCTAACAACTATACATGTTATTTTATGACCCATCTTCATGATTGATGATGGTCACTTGCTCAAACCTCAATTAATTTCTGGATAATAGGGGAAAGAAAtgataatagaataatatatgtttattatcaATGACGAAATAAGCATTTTGCACTCTTGGGATGTCAAATCTGAATCAGTTTggtttctgaaaatttttctgcATGGATACTGAgttgattttatgaaaatagGAAGTGAACGTGATAATATTTCATAACTGTTAAAACtgcttattaataatatattattgtttctgACATGATAAGCCTCTTCTCAAAACCTGCTAGATGAAAAAGTCCTTTCTTTGCTACACTTCTCTTGACTTGAAACATCAAAAGTAAAGCTTTTTAACTTTACCATGCGTATTAGAGACCAATACCTGAGGAAAACTTTTGTAATGCTAGTTTGGGTTGGTTTTGTGCTCAGTTGTCCCCGAAAGAGATCTTTGGGAGACCTAAACCCAGCTgatataatttacatattttatgaaCAGTGCTTTCAGGTTTTGCACTTGCATATTTTTAATGTCAGCCATTGCTGTAGTTATTCCCAATGACTATCGATTGCATTATCAAGGATGGTTCTGTGCCTTGATAGTTGAAATGCTTATTCAAAGAAATGCAGACTGTAGTATTTCTATTTGGATACTCAGATATACCATATgtgaaaaatttaacataacGTTGACATGTAGATGTCTTGTGTTTTTCAAGGTCTTAAATGCTTGTGTCAACCGGAAAAATTGGGAAGGAGCATTTTGGGTTTTGcagcaaataaaagaaaaaggtcaGAAGCCTTCTGCTTCAACATATGGACTGGTTATGGAGGTTGCAGTCTTCTAGTATCTCTCTAACTGCTGTTTAttatctcttatttatttaaagtagtcatatgcttttgtaatagtttaatatatttgttacATTGTAGTGaataaaaaagggtaattaagtggtttttttttttaaaattttcaacttggAAATACATATCCTTTTATGACCTTCATTCTacatttttgtttagaaaattgCAATGTaacttattttagtaattttcttttttgaagatgaaaaatgtAAGAATGTAACagaaaggaaaattttagaACCATTGTTTACTGTTTGCTTAAAACACACcctcaaaattttttcatcatGCTCAGCTTCATTATCCTAGCGAAAAGGCCTTTCTCATCTCTTTCATAGTCTTTGTTGAAATTTATGCTTGTTCAGCATGgacttttacatttttatatttacaaattgatattttctgttggaattttatttatgaagtttTTCTGATTTACAAATATGTATCCAATCTTGCAGTTATGAAAGAATTAGGGATTTTGAACATTAATGATAAGAGAAAAAGTGATTTAGGTTTGAGATGGGACTGTGTATCAAAACAATGTGGGCAAATAACAAGTCTTGGacaattattgttatttgttcCTTCAAAACTCTTATTATAATGTTTCTTGGAGAATATTATTTGGTGATATAATCTTGGATCAtgatatatttatctatatctCTGTGTGTATTTAATTGTGAATCATGCAATATGTTTCCACCTGTCAAAGCGTCTTTTTGAGCAGTTTTGTGACTTTTGTCTCATAATAGTAACATAATTCAAGGAACTGATCATAGGCTAGCTTGGTTTTCTTCGGCTTTAGTCATTTCAATTGCATCAATCATCAGGAAAATGTGACAATTTATTACCGGCAATATTTTTGCATACGCAGGTGATGTTGGCATTTGGAAAGTACAACTTGGTGCATGATTTTTTCAGGGAAGTGCAGAAGTCTTTTATTCCAAATGCTTTAGTATATAAAGGTATTTCAGTGATCTAACCTGTTTCTGCATGCAATTACATGCAATTTCATTTTACAAATGGCTCTCCATTATATGCCGTTCTTGTGAATACACTTTGGAGAGAAGGTAAAATAGATGAGGCTGTTTTGGCTGTTCAAGGCATGGAAAGTAGAGGAACTGTGGGTTCAACTACCCTTTATTATGACCTTGCAAGATGTCTTTGTAGTGTGGAAGGTGGCAAGAAGCACTAATGCAGGTAGATATGTCACAGGCTAAAATTTCCGACTTGCTTGTGCGGCATCCCTAATACTGTCTACAAGAGGATCAACTTTCTATATGCCCATATTATAGTTTAGGGTCATTGATTTCGTCCTACCTTGGACTCATGGGGTAAGCGGCTCTAGCTTCCAACTAATTTGTACAGGAATGGTCTAATCTCCCTTCAATGCACCCCCTGCTACATTGTGTATGTCTTGTGGCTAGAGTGTCCTGAACAAATAACAACACACCCACGAAACCAACAACTACGCACACTTTTTCTTAAGTATGTCCATCAACGATGTCTACCCAAGCCCTTGTCACACTCACTAATCTTGAGCTGTGACATTAGGTTTCAATCTTTCTACCATGTGTAAGATTATATCTCTGTGGTTTATTATGTTACAACTATATAAGATCACGACACGAAGCTGATCTGTTGACCTTACAATGGAAATgtagacatttttattttttgatttatgaCTTAACTTGGTTCTTTCCTTTTAAGGATAGAAAAGATATTAAGGTCGCAGGCAAGCCTTTGGTGGTAACTTACACTGGATTAATTCAAGCTTGTCTGGACTCTGGGAACATTGAAAACGCTGCAGAGATCTTCAACCAAATGAAGGGCTTCCGCTTTCCCAATCTAGTTGCTTGCAACATAATGTTGAAAGCTTATCTggaaaatggtttctttgagGAAGCAAAGAAGCTCTTCCAGAAGGGGCCCTGATAACAGGGGTCTAGTGGTACCGGATATCTGCACATTCAACACCATGTTAGATGCATGCATTGCGGAGAAGAGATGGGATGACCTTGAGCATGTATATAAAAAAGTGTTGCAGCATGGATTCCATTTCAATGCAAAACGCCATATCCAAATGATATTGGATGCTTCAAGAGCTGGAAGGGTATGTTCTGAgttctcttaaaattaatttcatttcaagTGCTTATTTATACCTGCTGCAATGGGTTTCACACACCAATATGCCAAACTTGGACACTGTTTGACTAACTCATGTAGAGCCATTGAGACAAATGTCTCCGAatttgtgatataattgtctTGATGGCATCTGTTGTTGCTGATTTCTGTAATCATAATACAATTTAGAAAACTTCTTCATTCTGGATTGCgagttttctgttttttttttttttcatttttgcccTCAGTCGAAGCTATGAAATCACTGTTTCCTGCTATTTCTGCTGGCAGGTAGAGCTACTGGGAACAACTTGGAAGCACCTTGTGCAGGTGAACCAGGTAGATAAGCaatttgaaatatcatcaaGTCATTGAGTAATTTACTCttgtaattcaaaatttttttatcatgtgataatatgttaatttatttgtatacgtCAATAATAACTGTTTGTATATGAAGTATTAGTATATAATAGtcttttgaatgataaaatgtATTAACCgagtaattaaaatgaaatttataaataattctttttcaacATCTTAAGTTGTCAAAATGAAAGTATATGTTAGTATTAAGATCTTcaaatattattgagattttattttaagaattacagtgatgaaaatgacaaataaataaataaaataaattttaattttcataaatcatGTCGAACCTATAGGTTGTGTGCGGAGGGTATTAGGATCCAGCTTATAGgttcattgaaaaaataaaaataaacatataatattgaGGGTTGCCTTTTAAAAGCCTATAGAGGCATAGTCTAAAGGGTCATGGATAGTGTCCAGAGCCTTATCATATCGCATGTTGGCACAACATGACTAATGGATATAGCAAGCCACGCTCAATTTGGTTTGGGATGGCCATGACCATGTCTAGTTGTATTCTATAATTAAAGAGGAATAAGTTAATGGGCTTAACAATGGGTCGAGTCTAGTTGTATTCTATAATTAGAGAGGAATGAGTTAATAGTCCCAACAATAGGTCGAGTCTACTTTCTCAGTGATGTCCTTTtccctctttttttctttttaaggatGTTTTCTTTGTCCTGTCACCTTCAACCATGTCATCTTGTGTTTTAATCAAAccttaatttttcaatcattttcttaGGGCAAcaattttaactaatcaaaattttaaaaattaaaattatcactatgtattattaaatatattgtcgaatatttttaaaagatattatatgCTTACGTGGTTATAGTATGAGTACAACTTTATTTCTATCTATAATGTAAGGTAGGGTAGGATATAATTCAGGTCGACCCAAATAATATCTAGCTCaagattaactcaaatttaaaatagtcaACTTCACCTTCCTtgcatttttatatgtttaggtcatttgttatttcatgttttactctcctttacaatttcaaattataacttTGATTTCGTCTCCTctctttttttatgtataaagcTTCTCTCCTCTTCAGAGTGTTTAAACTCATCTCTTCTCTATTTTCAACTTCTTCAATATCGGACAATGCttgaaaaatagattttgtcaaaatatatattgtttattagtTGTCGGTTGATAGATCAAATTTGTTGAATGTGCAtcttattgtaaataaaaagttgtatttttacTGTTCTCTTAAAGAAATATAggttgttgtatttttttttttatagaatttattatttatgaaaaaacgtttatatttttatatttatacgtTTTCCCATGTTTctatttcctatattttttagaaaataagttTTAGATTTTCGTTTCTACATTTCCCATGCTACCTAGCTTGCAGGATATTTACTTGAATCATATTTGGAGCACTAGTTGCGAAGCTTGTCATGCCTTAGTGCTTTTAACACTATTAAAATGGTAATGACTCAATGACAAGTCAACTAGACATTGTTTATCCTACCAACAATATTAATTGTTCACCTTTCCAATGATAGAACATTCACCTTGCTAGCAATACTCCAATGTCACTGTGCattagctcgagctcgagctacatattattgtttcaatcaaAACTTGAGCAAACTTGAGCCACTCATAGGTTTGGTTCAGTTCAGATCAAATCCACCCCCCTACACATAAGATGTTTTCACAagtatttattatcattatgaATCCTCATAATTCATGTATATGGCTAGATGTTTTATACCATCGTGTCATGTGGGTCTATTAAATTCTTGGTGCATGATCATAATTTGCTTAATATATGTCTAGTATAGTGATGAGAATTTGTTCGACATTGAAATACTGATGACACAGTATAGATGTTTTATTAGCTTCATTTTTAGGAAGATTGATTGAATTAACTTGCACCAATTTCTTTTCTGTAAATCATGTTGTTTGAGTTGTATGTTCCTGTGAAAAATGAAACCTGTAGTTGTGGATCGGTCAAATTGggattattttgtaaatttaaatgcTTTCTTCTCCTTTGCCTTCCTAATTTTTGTTTGCAAAGGGAAGGTTCTCAATAGCTGAAGTGTGATCTGAGAATGCAGAGCATAACTTTTTATGAATACTTCATGTAAACTCATTCAAGTTATTGATACACTAGACCTTGAAATTTCTGATGGTCATGGTTCtacaaatttggtttaattcttACATCTCtactagatttttattttttaaaaattaagttagattGATTATTTGAAGAGGATAATATGAACAGATCAATTTTCTTCGAATAAAGAAACTGCTTCTGTTGTGGTGCCTATGGAACTCTGTGATATGGTTTTGGTTGTTCAGCTTTGATTAATTAAGGGAAATTTGCCTCACTTCACTCTCAAGCAAAGTCATCAAAACACAAATTAAGTGCAGAAAGTAAAGAAGACAGAAGGATTTTTACATGGTTCAGCCAAGATATATCTTAGCCTACATCCATGGGACCATGTCCggctcaaatcaaatcaataagcTAAAATTCAATTGTCAATTACAAAGTTGAAATCAAACACATAATGCAAAGACTTACCTTTTAccaaattactttttaaagtcaCTTATTTTCAGTTGTTAATACCCATGTCTGAAATACATTGACTATCTTGTTCAGGTTGTTCAAACTCCGCTTGAACTTTAAGTTGAAATCTTTTCATTTGTTGGTCTTGAACTTCCTTCAAGTATCAACCATAGAGTTGTATCTCACCATATGAACAATCTAGCCAACCAATAAGAGATAGAGTAGAAAATTAGagaacaaaaacacaaaacaaactacccaaaataacaaattacctaagtataaaaaaaacttactcaaatttaagttaagagACAAATTGCATATTTAAGCTAGGAAGAACTCAAATGAACgcttatatataatttcaacaatACACCTAGAcaacaaataacaattttgaatacagataaagaagatgaaagttgCACTTAAATGGAAAATCAACATCTAGATGATCACACAAAATGCAATCATGTCCACACATATGGCATAATAATGGTGTGCACATCAAAACAAGATGGGAACAACAAAAGTTCACAGTTTGTTAAATTCTTACAGCCTACATATGCCGCTCTGTTGCCACAATTTTTCAGCCTTCAAATTCCTGCTATCATCACAATACGTTTCTGGTGCAATGGTGTGACAATAAGATTTACATATCCAGGAAGCCTTATCTGACAATATGATTATGGTGCAATGGTGTGACAACGACGAAGTGGACCGATCATCCTATGAAGGAATTTAAGCgaatatatgtattaataactgcaaaatattggaatttgaattgaaaactttcttcaattacctttttatgtagaaaaaaaataaaaaaggctgAAAAATCCTTCACGGTAAAAACATGAGCGAACTTCTGCCTCCAATTGTTTCTCCATCTCAATTACTTTTTTATCTTAAAGgaatttcaaatcaaaaattgaatctgcctctctctctctctctctctctatatatatatatatatatatttatgaaggAACTTAAACGAATATATGTTTCAATAATTGCAAATATTGGAATGTGAATTGAGATCTTTCTTCAAGTACATATTGTCATCAAAATTGTAGAATAAcaacatataatttattgaaaattatgttATGATAACAAACCTGGATCTGAATTAGATAATTCTCTTTTCGAGTCTTCATTTTGAGATACAAAATTGTTCGAATTTCTGCCTCCAGTTGTTTCTTCATCTCAATGGTGGATACGTAACAAAtctaaataatagaaaaatgaaaatatcaaaactcaTGCTAAAAAGAACTCCAACATGATCTTATCTATTtggatatatgtatatatccataattacacattatatgtatcaaaatcattatcattgaagttaattttttaataaatacaagatGCTCAAACTACCTGCCCACTGTGGTTGTCTCCTTGATGTGATGATGATCATCTAGCAAGTTAAAATAAGAGTAACTTAAATTAAGACAGAGTATATAAAATACACTGTCAATATAAAAAGCCATGGATAAAACCATACACCTTGAATTGAATGAAACAGAGATGATTATCTGACTCCATGCTTTGAATGCAATTAATTCAAACCAATTCTTCCTCCTTTGAATTGAAGACGAATTTGCCATCGATTTCAACATAAGGGATGTGAGCAATCTTTGAGCAGTACTTCCCCTTATCTCTCCTCCattgttttattatcaatggaCATTCGCGAATTTCTAAGACCAGAAGTGAGGGTGGCAGGCTTGTGAGGGATTTGAGCTTTGGGCAATTTAAAATCCACAAGACTTGAAGAGAAGTAAGATTTCTCAGGCATGCAACTGATTTGAACTTTGGGCATTCAAAAACATACAATCCTTCAAGGGTGTTGTGGCTTCCAAAACCTGGAATTGATTTGATCTTTGGGCAATTGCTAATACTGAAGCTTTTTAGTGATACAAGGCTTCCTAGGTCTGGAATTGAGTtgagatttgaattttgaatttccaATATCTTAAGAGAGGTGAGTGTGCCCAAGCCTGAAATTGATTTGAATGGTGCCAAAGTATAGATAACCAAATCTTGAAGAGAAAGAGGCATTCGCCGGTCCTCTGATAGAATCAACTCCGGATCTTCAAATCCACTTATCCGAAGTGTTTTAAGAGAGGTGAGTTTGTGCAATCCCCATCTAATTAGTGTCTTACTCATTTCGACATCTCCAATGATATCAAGAGAGGTTAAGCTAGTTGGAATGTCTTTAATCGGCAATGACATCGaactatttcttatttttaagtaCTGAAGACTAGTAAGATTCTGTATGCCGAACAAATCAAGATTTTGAAGACCACTTAAAAACATATCTTTAAGACACAATCTACTGTGAAATGCCTCTTCTATTGACTTCAGCCTTGGACAATTGCTAATATCGAGGACTTCAAGTTTTTTAAGTTGCCACCTGCTTCTTGACGATAATGTTGTGAGATTTATACAGTCATTAATGGACAGATTTTTGAGTGTGTTAGGCAACAATCCTTGTGATGATAGATGCGTGAGAGATTTGCAACTTTCAATCTTTAAGGACTCAAGAAGAGTATAACTGATACCCTCCAAATGTTGTAATTTCTTACACCTTGATATCATAAGCCATTTTAGCGACCAAGGCAGAGTGTTCCTGGCAATGAATAATAAAGAATCACACTTGTCAATCTCCAACCTTTCTATGTTGttttgtttcaatctttttggTAAAGATTTTAGAGCCTCGCAATTGATAATCTCAAGATCACTCAAATTAGGAAGAAAGATGGCGTTTAGAAATGAAATACTACAACTTTTTATACTTAAGCTTTTAGCATAGGTGAGGCTATGACTCCATTTTATCGGCTTCTCtacacaattaaaattttgactcaACCAATTTTCATCCTCTAAATCTACAATATTTTGAAGAGATTCAGACTTGAAGGATATGATCTCATCAGTAGAACTACTAGTAGGCACCACTTCCTTACACTCATTGATTATGAAACTAGCAAGCTTTGGAAAACTTGAGAATGAAACCATCAACTTTGCACACTTCTCAATCACAAGTTTTTCTAGTGAAGGAAGACGATCATGCAATTCTACAGTAAGTtcaggacatttaataattgaaaCCTCACGAAGTTTAGGAAATCTCTCAACCttctcattttccccttttGTGTCCCAATATCGACATTTTtgcaaatctttaaaaaaaagaatctccAATGAATTGAAAGGACTTTGCATGTCTATTCTTTCCAATTTTGGCATCCCTATGATGTTTAACTCTTTCAGTGAGCTCAATAGACTTTGAGAAGGCAAGCTTGTgcaattttcacaattttctaaattaaggatTGTCAATTTAGAGAGTGATGACGAAGTGCTTAACCAAGATGAGAATTTTGAACCACCATAAAAtctaattgttagtttttctaGATTGCTATGAGGTTTCAACATCTCAAgaacatctttttcttctcccaCTTCTCGTGAGACACCAAATTGAGACTCCCACTCTAATGACAACACTTTTAAatcctttttgttgtttaatataaaCCCACCTATTTGCTTGGCATTCTCTAATTTTGAAATGCAAAGCTCACCTCTAAGAAAATTTAAGCTCTTCAAATGTTCTAAATTGGAACTCGATTCTTTGCTCACTATAAAATCAGATAACATTCGGAGATTTTTTAATTCCTCCATTCCAGATGGCATTTCTTTCAATGAATTCTGACCACTTATATCAAGATGATATAAATTGGTCAAATATCTCATATTAGAAGGTAACTTCATAAGATaagaacatttttttaatagcaAAGTTTGCAAGTTCAATAAAGAGCATGTTGATTCAGGCAAACATTTAATCCTAGTGTAAGAAAAGTTTAGATACCTTAGATGCATCAAATCTCCAATTGAATCAGGTAAGTGAGTGATACCGTACCAATCAAAAGACAATACTCTCAACTTCTTTAATTGTGgcaataaatcaaaaataacCCTAGCACTTATAAATCGTTCACAATAATAGGAAGACCTCATGAACAGCTGCAAGAATGTTCTTAGACTCCTAAGTTTTTCCAAGACTTTGAATCTATCTTCTCCCTCTATTCCACAAggaatataagaaaaatgacgAATCCTTTCACTACATTCCGGTAGCTTTATAATGGGTTGATCAGAGCTTAAATTGAATTCTTTAGAAACAGATTCAGCTAGATTGTGAACAAGGTCATGCATTATATATGTAGAATCATAGTTActtgatttttgaaaaagtGACCTTGAACATAAATCACCAAAATACTGACTTGTCTCATCCAGTTGCTCATTAGTTGGTCGAACGATACCTT from Mangifera indica cultivar Alphonso chromosome 6, CATAS_Mindica_2.1, whole genome shotgun sequence encodes the following:
- the LOC123219179 gene encoding putative disease resistance protein At3g14460, whose translation is MAFLIDPLVSQLFERLFHVLGSDEVRGFARQLVGGVDSELDELKTKLRMIKNLLDRAEGIQLTDGDSKEWLDDLQHWAYDAEDVLDEFAYEALRRRLKVEQQASSCNLLRFLPTNFPGPLMGSKIKEINNRLEQLRQQRLLMKDLPVVTSSNVTPQRTEETSSVPPEKFVHGRDEDKDKLVAMVNSDLPCGNNFRVIVIVGMGGIGKTTIAREVYNHKEPEGFKFEENAWVCVSTNFDILTISKSLLQSLKGSTFSIPSDLNGVQVELQKAVSGKKFLIVLDDVWEVKYNDWEKLMSPFKAGAPGSTMIVTTRNENVAETIRCLDSTYHLPLLSNEACKSLFQEHALATGRTAYTGQITETIYEKVVERCNGLPLAAKTLGGLLFSKPIDTWEKILDSKIWNSYKEKDVLPVLKLSYLYLPPHLKRCFAYCAIFPEDYEFKEEELVLLWMAEGIVRPTNEQLDETSQYFGDLCSRSLFQKSSNYDSTYIMHDLVHNLAESVSKEFNLSSDQPIIKLPECSERIRHFSYIPCGIEGEDRFKVLEKLRSLRTFLQLFMRSSYYCERFISARVIFDLLPQLKKLRVLSFDWYGITHLPDSIGDLMHLRYLNFSYTRIKCLPESTCSLLNLQTLLLKKCSYLMKLPSNMRYLTNLYHLDISGQNSLKEMPSGMEELKNLRMLSDFIVSKESSSNLEHLKSLNFLRGELCISKLENAKQIGGFILNNKKDLKVLSLEWESQFGVSREVGEEKDVLEMLKPHSNLEKLTIRFYGGSKFSSWLSTSSSLSKLTILNLENCENCTSLPSQSLLSSLKELNIIGMPKLERIDMQSPFNSLEILFFKDLQKCRYWDTKGENEKVERFPKLREVSIIKCPELTVELHDRLPSLEKLVIEKCAKLMVSFSSFPKLASFIINECKEVVPTSSSTDEIISFKSESLQNIVDLEDENWLSQNFNCVEKPIKWSHSLTYAKSLSIKSCSISFLNAIFLPNLSDLEIINCEALKSLPKRLKQNNIERLEIDKCDSLLFIARNTLPWSLKWLMISRCKKLQHLEGISYTLLESLKIESCKSLTHLSSQGLLPNTLKNLSINDCINLTTLSSRSRWQLKKLEVLDISNCPRLKSIEEAFHSRLCLKDMFLSGLQNLDLFGIQNLTSLQYLKIRNSSMSLPIKDIPTSLTSLDIIGDVEMSKTLIRWGLHKLTSLKTLRISGFEDPELILSEDRRMPLSLQDLVIYTLAPFKSISGLGTLTSLKILEIQNSNLNSIPDLGSLVSLKSFSISNCPKIKSIPGFGSHNTLEGLYVFECPKFKSVACLRNLTSLQVLWILNCPKLKSLTSLPPSLLVLEIRECPLIIKQWRRDKGKYCSKIAHIPYVEIDGKFVFNSKEEELV